In Desulfovibrio porci, one DNA window encodes the following:
- a CDS encoding thioredoxin: protein MEVTLGALLIAFLLFLYLETKRRSARLQNLIAEEKAGIAEASRMTASIGVFSPDAQTTVIIGASEEYGAFYYRMLRQSKVINRSKINLANIARVDLLINGRPYDFDCDSEQPTTSLRATELCGKILGFFSPGELKTIQRAAIRIAFVSEIGSEKTLEITSLRTGDERHRFQRVQLLKNAIWWVAFLNMASRQARHMRARLEEEGDGEDS, encoded by the coding sequence ATGGAAGTTACCTTAGGGGCGTTGCTGATCGCCTTTCTGCTTTTTCTCTATCTGGAAACCAAGCGTCGGTCCGCCCGCCTGCAGAATCTGATCGCCGAGGAAAAGGCCGGAATTGCCGAAGCCTCGCGCATGACGGCCAGCATCGGCGTTTTTTCTCCGGACGCGCAGACCACGGTGATCATCGGCGCTTCCGAGGAATACGGCGCCTTCTACTACCGCATGTTGCGCCAGAGCAAGGTGATCAACCGCAGCAAGATCAATCTGGCCAACATTGCCCGCGTGGACCTGTTGATCAACGGCCGGCCGTATGACTTTGACTGCGACTCGGAGCAGCCCACCACCTCGTTGCGGGCCACCGAGCTTTGCGGCAAGATTCTCGGCTTCTTTTCGCCCGGAGAGCTCAAAACCATCCAGCGCGCGGCCATACGGATCGCGTTTGTCAGCGAAATCGGCAGCGAAAAAACCCTGGAAATCACTTCCCTGCGCACCGGCGACGAGCGGCATCGTTTTCAGCGCGTTCAGTTGCTGAAAAACGCCATCTGGTGGGTCGCTTTTCTGAACATGGCCAGTCGGCAGGCCCGGCATATGCGCGCCCGCCTGGAGGAAGAAGGCGACGGCGAGGACAGTTGA